One stretch of Paenibacillus sp. AN1007 DNA includes these proteins:
- a CDS encoding cytochrome c biogenesis protein CcdA: MPDVNVWLAFAAGLASFISPCCLPLYPSYLSYITGMTVQQLKDDRNQREVRFKTLTHTLAFILGFSAVFYSLGLGAGLFGQFFNDNRDLIRQLSAILIMLMGLFLLGIFKPQFLMRERKLDMKWKPAGYLGSFIFGIGFSAGWSPCIGPILTAIIAMAASEPAAWLTLITGYTVGFALPFFVLAFFIGSTRWILRYSNIMMKIGGALMLLMGILLFTDQMTKITIWLQQITPQWMII, from the coding sequence ATGCCTGATGTTAATGTATGGCTGGCTTTCGCTGCCGGCCTCGCTTCTTTTATATCACCATGCTGTCTTCCGCTGTATCCTTCATACCTTTCATATATCACGGGAATGACCGTGCAGCAGTTGAAGGATGATCGTAATCAGCGCGAAGTACGCTTCAAGACGTTAACGCATACACTGGCGTTTATTCTCGGCTTCTCTGCTGTATTCTATTCGCTTGGTCTCGGTGCCGGGTTATTCGGACAGTTTTTCAATGATAATCGTGATTTGATACGTCAGTTATCGGCGATTTTGATTATGCTTATGGGCTTGTTTTTGCTTGGTATTTTCAAACCGCAGTTTTTGATGAGAGAGCGAAAGCTGGACATGAAATGGAAACCAGCCGGGTATCTAGGTTCTTTTATATTTGGAATTGGCTTCTCGGCAGGCTGGTCGCCTTGTATCGGACCTATTCTGACTGCCATTATTGCAATGGCGGCCAGCGAGCCCGCAGCATGGCTGACATTGATCACGGGTTACACGGTAGGATTTGCTTTGCCTTTCTTCGTGCTGGCCTTCTTCATTGGTTCCACACGCTGGATTTTGCGATATTCTAATATCATGATGAAGATTGGTGGAGCCTTAATGCTGCTAATGGGCATCCTGCTGTTCACCGATCAGATGACCAAAATCACCATTTGGCTGCAGCAAATTACACCGCAGTGGATGATCATCTAA
- the splB gene encoding spore photoproduct lyase: protein MSTSVAQPPVRKAKGTKPFIPDLVYFEPGALEYEKGKRIMEWVTSQNIPYQMTTSHNRITNLPGETEQEKYRMAKRTLVVGVRKTLKFDQSKPSAEYAIPISTGCMGHCHYCYLQTTLGAKPYVRVYVNTEEIIEAAKGYIEERKPEITRFEAACTSDPVGLEHITENLSDLIRFMADEEYGRLRFVTKYHHVDPLLKLKHNGHTRIRFSVNADYVIKNFEPATSRFEERIEAAGKIAHAGYPLGFIIAPIIWYDGWQEGYAELLQKLADTLPEEAVKDLTFEMIQHRFTKTAKATIEKRYPKTKLEMDIEKRKMKWGRWGQYKYVYKDDQQDALREFITERIFEHFPLANIDYFT, encoded by the coding sequence GTGAGCACAAGCGTGGCCCAGCCCCCTGTTCGAAAGGCAAAGGGTACTAAACCCTTTATTCCCGATTTGGTCTATTTTGAACCCGGTGCATTGGAGTATGAAAAAGGCAAACGAATTATGGAATGGGTGACTTCTCAAAACATTCCTTATCAGATGACCACTTCTCACAATCGGATTACGAACCTGCCCGGGGAGACGGAGCAGGAGAAATATCGAATGGCCAAGCGAACCTTGGTTGTCGGCGTGCGCAAAACACTTAAATTTGACCAGTCCAAACCTTCCGCCGAATACGCCATTCCAATCTCGACCGGATGTATGGGCCACTGCCATTATTGCTATCTTCAAACAACACTGGGCGCCAAGCCTTATGTTAGGGTATACGTAAATACGGAAGAGATCATCGAGGCTGCGAAAGGATACATTGAAGAACGCAAACCTGAAATCACCCGTTTTGAAGCAGCTTGTACGTCTGATCCTGTCGGTCTGGAGCATATCACTGAAAATCTCAGCGACCTCATCCGATTCATGGCTGATGAAGAGTATGGACGTCTTCGCTTCGTGACCAAATATCATCATGTTGACCCACTGCTGAAGCTGAAGCATAACGGTCATACCCGCATCAGATTTAGTGTAAACGCGGATTATGTTATCAAAAACTTCGAACCTGCGACTTCCCGCTTTGAGGAGCGAATCGAGGCTGCAGGCAAAATCGCCCATGCTGGCTACCCGCTTGGTTTCATTATCGCCCCGATTATCTGGTACGATGGCTGGCAGGAAGGCTATGCAGAACTGCTGCAAAAACTCGCGGATACACTCCCTGAAGAAGCAGTTAAAGACCTGACATTTGAAATGATCCAGCACCGTTTCACCAAAACGGCGAAAGCCACCATTGAGAAGCGATATCCCAAAACAAAGCTGGAGATGGATATTGAAAAACGAAAGATGAAATGGGGCCGTTGGGGTCAATACAAATATGTATACAAAGACGATCAGCAGGACGCCCTGCGCGAATTTATTACAGAACGTATTTTTGAGCATTTCCCATTAGCCAATATTGATTATTTCACTTAA
- the mntR gene encoding transcriptional regulator MntR encodes MPTPSMEDYLERIYKLIDEKGYARVSDIAEGLEVHPSSVTKMIQKLDKDEYLIYEKYRGLVLTPKGKKMGKRLMERHHLLEQFLTTIGVQEENIYNDVEGIEHHLSWDSITCIESLVEYFRQDESRLQDLKNIQEIMSNTDS; translated from the coding sequence ATGCCAACGCCCAGTATGGAAGACTATTTGGAGCGTATATACAAATTGATTGATGAAAAGGGCTATGCTCGTGTGTCTGATATAGCTGAAGGACTGGAAGTACATCCTTCATCCGTGACGAAGATGATCCAAAAGCTGGACAAGGACGAGTACCTGATTTATGAAAAGTACCGCGGGCTGGTACTTACACCTAAAGGCAAAAAGATGGGTAAGCGGTTGATGGAGCGCCATCATCTGCTCGAACAGTTTCTGACTACCATCGGTGTGCAGGAAGAAAATATTTACAATGATGTGGAAGGGATCGAACATCATTTAAGCTGGGATTCCATCACTTGCATTGAATCCTTGGTGGAATATTTCCGTCAGGATGAAAGTCGTCTGCAGGATCTCAAAAACATTCAGGAAATCATGAGTAACACGGACTCTTGA